The DNA window atgagagttttagtgttgaggtgaatgagctctgtgtgtttgtcctgatgaagataataacgtgtgagctctcccagcaggttggtgtgaaggtgtgaaggtgtggactctgctatgaatcaggctgaggacccagaggacggagtccctccctctgaagcccctctgcgtggggaacatgacagccagaccaaagctcagaggtgagaggaccatctccaactgtcctccactcgtctccatgtcccaacgtctctgactcactgactctgcttctatgtgtgtgaccaggatccatcagagaccaggacctggacctggacccagctgtgtgtccatgaagagtaaccggtctatggatcGTCCTGTagtcttcaaagatgttggtccctctgttgatgcaaggtgagggtctcaggctgatgatgaggtgtttctaccagactctctggtggaggttctgggtttcttgctccagggcccttcagcagtgtccagtgagggaggcagagctccatggaggacttggtgagagtCCTGTTGGGACtcaaccaaactgactggtgaagaaaacagtgagctgaaagactgagctgttgattctcagtgggaccagcaggaccagtagacctaaaccactacagggagtcatgtggtccacatccagacctaacgtcatggacctttaccttgttttggtctctgtgaggacggacaccatgtgagctgatgcttcatgattagatgatgacgtgatgatgtaatctcagtgtttctttcagttcacatcagcagagaggaaagtctcctgaacccagatgtttgtccatgaagagtgatcggtctatgGGTCGTCcgattaacttcaaagatggacgccgttcttatgacccagagtaagttcttaaacagatgaagaactgttctgatcctcagtcatgaattacataaatgttcattgtttaacgtgttgtttccatgacgatctatcaggacagaactcattatcttcatctaactggtctgtgtgtgtttaagtgtgaatcattaactgtaaacatcctcagatgtaaacacaatgtgagctagttcctccacatcaggatcagcagaggtcacatctggttatataataattaaattcatcctctaaacacagctgttgcttgtcagatgcaatcagacggatggtaataaaacgccatgatgccgtcacaatgcgtaatgacgctgatggctgatcttcgctcttagaagacgtggcacatggaaggattggcgctgtagtgcagcgcaccatcggcctgtttaagggcagatggcgctgcctcgactgcactggagggaggttgttgtttactcctgaaaaggtgtgaaacatcgtgctgcatgtgctgtgctacatgatgtggcgcagcttccaaacgtgcctcgaccccctgacgccgatgttggcccagaccctgtcccctatccccaatcactgccgccagtctcatcaggaggggacagctccggtgtccccttctccccccgtggagacacaccttggcgatggcgcgctaaacgcttttttgcttccactttgatgtcagaccagtttttctttatttgggtccgaggtcgtgaggctgcagcgttgctctgcaaccttttgcccctcaggtgccttgttgtcatcagtgatgtccacactatgtcctccaaagagcatcttacttctccttcccacctcccaatgatcatttccacttcacactgagtgaagttacgtttctttgttttcctctcagtgtttgtcatgatttcgcaatcgatgaatagtcatttgtgggcgttccacagactatatatgggtaactatgggcgtgacacgaagccgcaaaagctgggctgcatttagaagtgattgtgatttattaagggaaaactgcgtaggacgttttataagtctgaatatttctgtgcgtacgcacgtcctacgtttcatccgtacgccacttctggagcaaatcctacacaagcttttataaatgaggcccctggtccccctggtctaacacatgcgctcactcacagagtgcgacccccagtggactgattaggaatagcagctacttttatagaaaagctatttgtgtctttctgtaattctcacaatagtaaagtcatccagcgggctgcactggaccccccggcagaccagatttggccctcgggccttgagttagacacccatcatctaactggtctgtgtgtgtgtaagtgtgaatcattaactgtaaacatcctcagatgtaaacacaatgtgagctagttcctccacatcaggatcagcataggtcacatctggagacagcctcaggtttctggagacagatgactgggactgaacatgtgattagaataaactcagtgctctgtggaccagccgacgtggtctctggactccatgcagaggtttggacaaagtatcgtcagtagactctgtgaaaaggtccaaagactagtttcagaagatctaaggagacttctagaggtcaggggacggactaaagaggtttggagtagttccataggactttgtaccagataaAGAGGTCTgtagacgttgtttttatgacccacattAAGaactaaaaacagatgaaactgatgactaactgtcactcaactaataaactgtccgtcatcatcgacagtcttcagcatctggttttcatcatgatccatcatgacagaagccaatatctttaactaatgttgtattggtgttgatggtccaaacactatgtgagctgatggttcatgttcctccacagagaggaccaggagagctcagaggttcccacaggtccatctacccagcagcatcaaacacacctggactccatcttcatggtgtgtacatgtacaactactttaacatctctcagttcaccatcatctccatgctgcactttgtagaccagtggattgtccgtctgtccaacatggacctgatggtggcttccatgttctagttggtgtcattcatagaatgttctgttccagctgctggaggagaacatcctcacttttgtgaagaacgagctgaagaagatccagaaggttttGAGTatagattacccagaatgcttagagaaagaggatgaggaggtgcaggatgaagagcagaagaggagcagagaggcctttatgaagatctcagtgcacttcctgaggagaatgaagcaggaggagctggctgagcgtctgcagagcagtaagaggatttctctacagacttaccatgctgattaatgagaccttcactgatGTTTCAAGAgacggacagaatatattcatagtcattctctgaggaaaggacatgatgAAATCTGTTCTTTGACTCatggatcttctttgttgtcttcatccagGACTTCTTCCTAcagattgtcagcgtgaactcaaatccaacctgaagaagaagttccagtgtgtgtttgaggggatcactaaagcaggaaacccaacccttctgaatgagatctacacagagctctacatcacagagggagggactgcagaggtcaatgaagaacatgaggtcagacagattgaaacagcatccaggagaccagccagaccagaaacaaccatcagacaagaagacctcctcaaagcctcagctggaggagaggaaccaatcagaaccgtgatgactaagggagtggctggcattgggaaaacaatcttaacacagaagttcactctggactgggctgaagacaaagaccaccaggacatacagttcacatttccattcaccttcagagagctgaatgtgctgagagagaagaagttcagcttggtggaacttgttcatcacttcttcagtgaaaccagagcagcaagaatctgcaggtttgaagagttccaggttgtgttcatctttgacggtctggatgagtgtcgacttcctctggacttccacaacaatgagatcctgactgatgtcacagagtcggcctcagtggatgtgctcctcacaaatctcatcagggggaagctgcttccctctgctcgcctctggatcaccacacgacctgcagcagccaatcagatccctcctgagtgtgttggcatggtgacagaggtcagagggttcactgacccccagaaggaggagtacttcaggaagaggttcagagatgaggagcaggccagtaggatcatctctcacatcaagacctcacgaagcctccacatcatgtgccacatcccagtcttctgctggatcactgctacagttctggaggaggtgttgaagaccagaaggggaggagagctgcccaagaccctgactgagatgtacatccacttcctggtggttcagtccaaagtgaagaaggtcaagtacgatagaggagctgagacggatccacactggagtccagagagcaggaagatgatcgagtctctgggaaaactggcctttgatcagctgcagaaaggcaacctgatcttctatgaatccgacctgacagagtgtggcatcgatatcagagcagcctcagtgtactcaggagtgttcactcagatcttcagagaggagagaggactgtaccaggacaaggtgttctgcttcgtccatctgagtgttcaggagtttctggctgctcttcatgtccatctgaccttcttcagctctggtgtcaatctgctgtcagaagaacaaacaacctcccagCGGTCTAAACGCTTTAAACCCAATCCTCACCCAAAGCGTCtttaccagagtgctgtggacgaggccttacagagtcctaatggacacctggacttattcctccgcttcctcctgggtctttccctggagaccaatcatactctcctacgaggtctgctgacacagacaggaaatcacccacagaccaatcaggagacagtccactacatcaaggagaagatcagtgagaatgtgtctccagagaaaagcatcaatctgttccactgtctgaatgaactgaatgatgtttctctagtggaggagatccaatgGTTTCTTAGATCAGGACCTCTCTCCACAGATGAACTGTCTCcttctcagtggtcagctctggtcttcatcttactgtcatcagaagaagatctggaggtgtttgacctgaagaaatactctgcttcagaggaggctcttctgaggctgctgccagtggtcaaagcctccaacaaagttctgtaagtacagagagaatCAGATTCATACATCAGGACTTAAACACGCTGCCGTCTTTtctacttactgcttcttcttcatccctctcttcagactgagtggctgtaacctctcagagagaagctgtgacgttctgtcctcagtcctcagctctcagtcctctagtctgagagagctggatctgagtaacaaccacctccaggattcaggagtgaagctgctttctgctggactgaagagtccacactgtgaactggagacgctCAGGTTAGATTAAGTTAGGTTGTCTTCAATGTTGCGTCTAGGGAACTCTGGAACCAGAGGATCTAATCTAAGAGACAAAACCTGGGGCTAAACGtcttttttgtgaattaatatctgtgtttccatcacatcacgagaaccttgtagacaagacatatttaccacatagtagcttgaaaatagaccgtctgaaacacaatgttctttcacaataaaacatcacatgttcatcatgttgttcctgttattcaggctttatgatgtcctatttcatataatgaatgaatgaaaagcagaggtgtgaagagactgaagattttaatgtgtgtctctacagtgatgatctgctgagtgatggttgattatttctgatttgatgaagattcattccacatttacactcactttgttctctctttctttctatggaaggagtcagaaggaggatagagaagccttactttgaatttaactaataaacaacaataaatatccctgcttcatcctgatattaataccacagtaattcctgtaaacagaGCACAATAAACCTCCTTGTTCTATGTAGAACAAAATCAATTGTAAACAAtttcactgaacatgttttttcatgttctaaCTGATCGTATTCtagtccaaactcatcatcagaggattcaatatgaatacaaatgttatttttcttgtttattgttgtctcttcagactgagtgtctgtaatctctcagagagaagctgtgacgctctgtcctcagttctcagctcccagtcctctagtctgagagagctggacctgagtaacaaccacctgcaagattcaggagtgaagctgctttctgctggattgaagagtccacactgtgaactggagactctcaggtcaggattcaattaaagtccacttggtgtctttatttacatccatggtacatttcggactttcataagattctttctgcttccatgatttaaatcaaatatgtattttccaactatttccataaaatgtgtttattttcaattataatgtaaatatttgacattatagagttagtagtaatgttatcaggttgttgatgtacattagtgggtgtttagttgtgactggaaaccagtcagtaaccatgttaatgtgacccctctgtacctgatagtatctcagtactgcagtgaccttccagccctcacagctccctcagatcatgtgacatgtgtcttattatgtgtgtctgcaggctgtcaggctgtctgatcacagagggaGGCTGTGCTTCtatggcctcagctctgagctccaaccccttccatctgagagagctggacctgagctacaa is part of the Gasterosteus aculeatus chromosome 21, fGasAcu3.hap1.1, whole genome shotgun sequence genome and encodes:
- the LOC144390241 gene encoding uncharacterized protein LOC144390241, which produces MNQAEDPEDGVPPSEAPLRGEHDSQTKAQRIHQRPGPGPGPSCVSMKSNRSMDRPVVFKDVGPSVDASSHQQRGKSPEPRCLSMKSDRSMGRPINFKDGRRSYDPEEDQESSEVPTGPSTQQHQTHLDSIFMLLEENILTFVKNELKKIQKVLSIDYPECLEKEDEEVQDEEQKRSREAFMKISVHFLRRMKQEELAERLQSRLLPTDCQRELKSNLKKKFQCVFEGITKAGNPTLLNEIYTELYITEGGTAEVNEEHEVRQIETASRRPARPETTIRQEDLLKASAGGEEPIRTVMTKGVAGIGKTILTQKFTLDWAEDKDHQDIQFTFPFTFRELNVLREKKFSLVELVHHFFSETRAARICRFEEFQVVFIFDGLDECRLPLDFHNNEILTDVTESASVDVLLTNLIRGKLLPSARLWITTRPAAANQIPPECVGMVTEVRGFTDPQKEEYFRKRFRDEEQASRIISHIKTSRSLHIMCHIPVFCWITATVLEEVLKTRRGGELPKTLTEMYIHFLVVQSKVKKVKYDRGAETDPHWSPESRKMIESLGKLAFDQLQKGNLIFYESDLTECGIDIRAASVYSGVFTQIFREERGLYQDKVFCFVHLSVQEFLAALHVHLTFFSSGVNLLSEEQTTSQRSKRFKPNPHPKRLYQSAVDEALQSPNGHLDLFLRFLLGLSLETNHTLLRGLLTQTGNHPQTNQETVHYIKEKISENVSPEKSINLFHCLNELNDVSLVEEIQWFLRSGPLSTDELSPSQWSALVFILLSSEEDLEVFDLKKYSASEEALLRLLPVVKASNKVLLSGCNLSERSCDVLSSVLSSQSSSLRELDLSNNHLQDSGVKLLSAGLKSPHCELETLRLSVCNLSERSCDALSSVLSSQSSSLRELDLSNNHLQDSGVKLLSAGLKSPHCELETLRLSGCLITEGGCASMASALSSNPFHLRELDLSYNHPGDSGVKLLSAGLEDPHWRLETLRVEPDGVRWLRPGLRKYSCELTIDTNTVNKHLKLSDNNRKVTRVEEDQSYPDHPDRFDSWPQLLCRTGLTGRCYWEVEWRGEVTVSVSYRGIRRKGDSYDCVFGCNDQSWSLRCSDGGYYVLHNKRLTHISSSSSSSSSSSSSSSSGRVAVYVDCPAGSLSFYRVSSDTLIHLHTFSTTFTEPLYPGFRFRSYGCSVSLCPLQEGESPPGGEPSSLLTT